In Gossypium arboreum isolate Shixiya-1 chromosome 6, ASM2569848v2, whole genome shotgun sequence, the following are encoded in one genomic region:
- the LOC108482188 gene encoding cytochrome P450 CYP82D47-like, which yields MDYFYSVTATSTVAIIAFPLLFLFSFLWISRRNTNSKKTAPEAGGAWPIIGHLLLLGGPQPPHISLANMADKYGRMFTIKLGVHRALVVSDWEIAKECLTINDKAFASRPKLASSELLCYNRAIFGFAPYGPYWRQIRKIVTIELLSNHRLQLLKHVRESEVKTSLQQLYQLWTKKRSANSDKVLVEMKGWFKEVTLNVIMRMIVGKRIPNSSEGGENMKWKKSMDDFIVLSGKFLISDALPFLRWLDIGGDMKCMKKTAKELDQVVEGWLREHKQKRAENKANGEEDFMGVMLSILSDGEEHHADTINKATCLGLVLAAEDSTATTLTWALSLLLNNRDKLSKVQQELDVHIGNDRLLVTESDIKNLVYLQSIIKETLRLYPPAPLSVIHEAIEDCTVNGYHVSTGTWLIMNLHKIHHDPLIWANPFEFQPERFMTTHKDIDVRGQNFELVPFGSGRRMCPGVSFALQVLQLTLANVLHWFDFETPSNEPIDMREAFGITISKATPLEVHITPCLPASVYDFTN from the exons ATGGATTATTTCTATTCAGTCACAGCAACATCAACTGTTGCCATCATTGCTTTTCCACTactgtttcttttctctttcctatgGATCTCAAGAAGAAACACAAACTCGAAGAAAACAGCACCAGAAGCTGGTGGAGCATGGCCTATTATTGGTCATCTTCTCCTCTTAGGAGGGCCACAACCACCTCACATAAGTTTGGCTAACATGGCTGACAAATATGGAAGAATGTTCACTATCAAGTTGGGTGTGCATAGAGCTTTGGTGGTGAGCGATTGGGAGATTGCTAAAGAATGTCTCACCATAAATGATAAAGCGTTTGCCTCTCGTCCAAAACTTGCAAGCTCGGAACTTTTGTGTTACAACAGAGCCATATTTGGCTTTGCACCATATGGACCTTATTGGCGTCAAATACGCAAGATTGTCACTATTGAGCTCCTCTCAAATCACCGACTCCAATTGCTTAAACATGTAAGGGAATCCGAGGTGAAGACATCTCTGCAACAGTTGTACCAGCTGTGGACCAAGAAGAGAAGTGCTAACTCCGATAAAGTATTGGTGGAGATGAAGGGATGGTTCAAAGAAGTTACTCTGAACGTGATTATGAGGATGATTGTAGGGAAGCGAATTCCAAATTCCAGTGAAGGAGGTGAGAACATGAAATGGAAGAAATCGATGGATGACTTCATTGTACTAAGTGGAAAGTTCTTAATATCAGATGCTTTGCCGTTTCTGAGATGGTTGGACATAGGTGGAGATATGAAGTGCATGAAGAAGACAGCGAAAGAATTGGACCAAGTTGTGGAGGGATGGCTACGAGAGCACAAGCAGAAGAGAGCTGAAAATAAGGCAAATGGTGAGGAAGATTTCATGGGAGTGATGCTGTCTATTCTCAGTGATGGGGAGGAGCACCATGCTGATACAATCAACAAAGCCACTTGTCTC GGCCTTGTCTTAGCCGCGGAGGATAGCACAGCCACCACATTGACATGGGCTCTATCTCTGCTACTCAATAATCGTGACAAACTGAGTAAAGTCCAACAAGAACTAGATGTCCACATTGGTAATGATAGATTACTTGTGACTGAATCAGATATAAAAAACTTAGTGTACCTTCAATCCATCATTAAGGAAACTCTACGCCTATACCCTCCTGCTCCACTCTCCGTGATCCATGAAGCCATTGAAGACTGCACAGTTAATGGATACCATGTTTCAACTGGCACCTGGCTTATTATGAATCTTCATAAGATTCATCATGATCCACTTATATGGGCAAACCCTTTTGAATTTCAACCTGAAAGATTTATGACTACCCATAAAGACATTGATGTAAGGGGACAAAATTTTGAATTGGTTCCATTTGGAAGTGGTAGAAGAATGTGCCCTGGAGTTTCATTTGCACTTCAAGTTTTGCAGCTTACGTTGGCTAATGTGTTGCATTGGTTTGACTTTGAGACTCCATCAAACGAACCTATTGATATGCGTGAAGCATTTGGGATAACGATTTCTAAAGCAACTCCACTAGAAGTTCATATAACTCCTTGCCTACCTGCTTCTGTTTATGATTTCACTAACTAA
- the LOC108482585 gene encoding cytochrome P450 CYP82D47-like — protein sequence MDFFHSVTLTSTVAIIGFPLLFLFSFLWISRRNTYSKKTAPEAGGAWPIIGHLRLLGGPQPPHISLGNLADKYGGIFTIRLGVNRALVVSNWEIAKECLTINDKAFATRPKLASSEILGYNCAMIAFAPYGPYWRQVRKFATIELLSNHRLELLKPVRESEVKASLQQLYQLWNKKKSRNCGKVMVEMKRWFRDVTLNVILRIVVGKRIPNSYEGGETVKWKKSLDDLFELTGKFVVSDALPYLRWLDVGGDKKLMEKVAKELDQVVEEWLQEHKEKRAENEANSEEDFMGVMLSILRDAEEHNADTINKAVSLALILAAEDTTSITMTWALSLLLNNRDALNKVKQELDVHIGKDRLLITESDTKKLVYLQSVIKETLRLYPAAPLAVIHEAIEDCSIHGYDVSAGTWLILNLQKIQRDSQIWKDPLKFRPERFMTTHKDIDVKGHDFELIPFSSGRRMCPGVSFALKILELTLTNVLHWFEIETLLNEVVDMREGPGLTSPKVTPLEVKISPRLPTFVYQSSN from the exons ATGGATTTTTTCCATTCAGTCACACTAACTTCAACTGTGGCAATAATTGGTTTTCCGCTactgtttcttttctcttttctatgGATCTCAAGAAGAAACACATATTCGAAGAAAACAGCACCAGAAGCTGGTGGAGCATGGCCTATTATTGGTCATCTCCGCCTCTTAGGAGGGCCACAACCACCTCATATAAGCTTGGGTAACCTGGCAGACAAATATGGAGGAATCTTCACCATCAGGTTGGGTGTAAATAGAGCTTTGGTGGTGAGTAATTGGGAGATAGCTAAAGAATGTCTCACCATAAACGATAAAGCGTTTGCCACTCGTCCAAAGCTTGCAAGCTCGGAAATTTTGGGTTACAACTGTGCCATGATAGCCTTTGCACCGTATGGACCTTATTGGCGTCAAGTGCGAAAATTCGCCACTATTGAGCTCCTCTCAAATCACCGACTCGAATTGCTTAAACCTGTGCGGGAATCCGAGGTGAAGGCATCACTGCAACAATTATACCAGCTGTGGAACAAGAAGAAAAGTAGAAACTGTGGCAAAGTAATGGTGGAGATGAAGAGATGGTTCAGAGATGTTACTCTTAACGTGATACTAAGGATTGTTGTAGGGAAGCGAATACCGAATTCATACGAAGGAGGTGAAACCGTGAAATGGAAGAAGTCGTTGGACGACTTGTTTGAACTAACTGGAAAGTTCGTGGTATCGGATGCCTTACCGTATCTGAGATGGTTGGACGTTGGTGGCGACAAAAAGCTTATGGAGAAGGTAGCCAAAGAATTGGACCAAGTTGTGGAGGAATGGCTACAAGAGCACAAAGAAAAGAGAGCTGAAAATGAGGCAAACAGTGAGGAAGATTTCATGGGAGTGATGCTATCTATTCTTCGTGATGCAGAGGAGCACAATGCCGATACCATCAACAAAGCCGTCAGTCTC GCACTTATCTTAGCGGCTGAAGATACTACATCAATTACAATGACATGGGCTTTATCTTTATTACTCAATAATCGCGATGCATTGAACAAGGTCAAACAAGAACTAGACGTTCATATTGGTAAAGATAGACTCTTAATTACAGAATCAGATACTAAAAAATTAGTATACCTTCAATCTGTCATTAAAGAAACATTACGCCTTTATCCTGCTGCTCCACTTGCTGTAATCCATGAAGCCATTGAAGATTGCTCAATTCATGGATATGATGTTTCAGCTGGTACTTGGCTTATTCTCAATCTTCAAAAGATACAACGTGATTCACAGATATGGAAAGATCCTTTAAAATTTCGACCAGAAAGATTTATGACTACCCATAAAGACATTGATGTAAAGGGACATGATTTTGAACTTATTCCATTTAGCAGTGGTAGAAGAATGTGCCCTGGAGTTTCGTTTGCTCTCAAGATTTTAGAACTTACATTAACTAATGTGTTGCATTGGTTTGAAATCGAAACTCTATTAAACGAAGTAGTTGATATGCGTGAAGGTCCAGGATTAACTAGCCCTAAAGTAACTCCATTAGAGGTTAAAATATCTCCTCGTCTTCCTACTTTTGTTTACCAATCTAGCAATTAA